The Streptomyces sp. DG1A-41 genomic sequence GAGCCTGTGGGCCAGCGGTCCGGTGCTGATGAGTGTGGTCCTGGCGGGAGTCATCGGCGCCGCGCTCGTCGCCGTCGGCCGCGGTCTGACACAGGCGCCGAAGGTCGCCGGTCTGGAGCTCGGCCAGGTCGGTGTCGCGCTCACGGTCTTCGCCGCGTGGAGCGCACTCGGCAACATCTTCGATCCGGCGAGCGCCAACAACAACTTCGGCGGTTCCTCCGACGGTCCCAGTGCCGGCATCGGCCTGATCCTGGCTCTCGTCGCCACGCTGCTCATGGCCGCCGCCGCCATCGCCGCCCCTCTCGTCCCGGCCCTCAGGGGTTCCCTCATTCCCGCCCCCCGCCCGGCCGCCCCGCAGCCCTACGGCGCCCAGCCCCCCGGTGGTTACGGCTACCCGGGCGCGCAGCAGCCCCCGTTCGGCGGTCAGCCGCAGCCGGGGCAGCCGTACGGCGGCCAGCCCCAGCAGGCGCAGGCGCCGCAGCCCCCGGCCGGGGGCTTCTCGCCGTTCTGGTTCGCGGTGCCGGTGCCGCGGCCGCTGTTCGCCGAGGACGGTTCGCCGACGCCGATCGCCGAACTCGCGCCGGGGACCTGGTACCTGGCGGTCGAGCAGCGCGGCGCGGCCCTGGTCGCCCAGACGCAGGACGGCCGCCGCGGTGTCCTCCAGGACACGTCGGGCATCCAGCGCGGCTGAGCCCCTGAACGGCGTACGGCCCCTCGCCCTTCCGGGTGGGGGGCCGTTGCCGTACAGTCGTCGCCCCCATCAGCTGACATACCGTCAGGAGGCAGGCGTGCGGCTCGGTCTCGCCCTCGGCTACTGGGGCCGCGGCCCCTCCCCGGCCCACGTGCCCCTCGCGCAGGAGGCGGAGCGCCTCGGCTACGACTCCGTCTGGACGGCGGAGTCCTGGGGCTCGGACGCCTTCACCCCGCTCGCCTGGATCGCGGCGCGCACCTCCCGCATCCGACTGGGCACGGCCGTCGCGCAGATGGCGGCCCGCCCGCCGACCACGACCGCCATGCACGCGCTGACCCTCGACCACCTCTCCGGCGGCCGCGTGATGCTGGGCCTCGGGCTGTCCGGCCCGCAGGTCGTCGAGGGCTGGTACGGCCGCCCGTTCCCGAAGTCGCCGTTGACCGCCACGCGCGAGTACGTCGACGTCGTACGACAGGTGTTGCGGCGTGAGGCGCCGGTGGAGCTGGCCGGCCGCTTCCACTCCCACCCCTACCGCGGCCCGGACGCCACCGGCCTGGGCAAGCGGCTCAAGCCCATCACCCACCCCTTGCGTCCCGACCTGCCGGTCCTGCTCGGCGCCGAGGGGCCGAAGAACGTCGCGCAGACGACCCGGATCGCGGACGGCTGGCTGCCGCTGTACTGGTCGCCGACCCGGCCGGAGGTCTACGGC encodes the following:
- a CDS encoding LLM class F420-dependent oxidoreductase, yielding MRLGLALGYWGRGPSPAHVPLAQEAERLGYDSVWTAESWGSDAFTPLAWIAARTSRIRLGTAVAQMAARPPTTTAMHALTLDHLSGGRVMLGLGLSGPQVVEGWYGRPFPKSPLTATREYVDVVRQVLRREAPVELAGRFHSHPYRGPDATGLGKRLKPITHPLRPDLPVLLGAEGPKNVAQTTRIADGWLPLYWSPTRPEVYGPAVRELPENFLVAPLTQARLCDDVTEGLLPVKAMLGFYIGGMGHAARNFHADLMARMGYEEEARRIQELFLSDRREEAVLAVPDAFADEISLVGPRERIAERLELWRKGPVTDLLVLAPDRETLRLLAELNS